AGCAAGGATACTGAGTATCAACAACATAGTCTCAGCAGTTGCATCTTCCAACTATCACTAAAATGAAAAATGGCAGGCTTTTATTGCATAGCCGTTGCCAAGTTCTTTGTGTTTTTTCTCACAAATATAGTGCTTAATCTCCATTTTAGGAGGAAAAAATCATGTCTGTCAATCTATTTAATGCTAATACTTATGCTTCCCTATATCCCGATCTAGGTGCAGCAGGTTTAACCACTGCACAACAACTAGAAGCACACTACCGCAACGTTGGAATTAATGAAGGAAGATTTGGCTCAAGTTTTGTTAATCTAAGATACTACGGTAGAAGTTATCCTGATTTAGGAAGAGCCGGATTAACTTCTAACACACAATTATTCAACCACTTAGAAAACTTTGGTGCCAATGAAGGACGGCGTTCCTCAGTTGCATTTAGCCCTTATTTTTACAGATCGGTTCATACAGACTTAACCAATGCTCGTTTAACTAATGAGCAATTGTATCAACACTTTAATGTGATTGGGTTAAGTGAAGGACGTGCTTCCTCTGAATTCTTCAGCGCACCTTACTATTTAGCAACTAACACTGATTTAGCAGATGCTTTTGGGAATAATTATCAAGCCGCGCTGTTACACTTTGTAAATAATGGGATTCGGGAAGGAAGAGTAGGTGCGCCTCCAGTTTCTCCCTCCACAGATCCGAGTAACGTATCTAGTAGTGCTTATGATTTAGGGACTTTAATTGCTAAAGGAACTTTTGTTGATTTTATTGGTACTAGCGATCGAGATGACTATTACGGTTTCCGCGTTGATAACCCAATAAATCTCAACTTAACCCTTTCTGGATTGAATGATGCTGTAACCCTAAAACTTTTTGCTGATACTAATGATAACGGTCGAGTTGATTCCGGTGAAGAAATCACCAGTGTTAATGGTAACGCCGCCACTCCCGCAGTCATTAACAAAACATTAGGTGCTGGTTACTATCATGTTGATGTTTTAACAGAAAGTCCTGCAACTAACACCTTCTACAATTTAGCAATGTCTCCTTCTGTAATTCCGACAAATACCCCTGACCCAGGAGATAGCCAAGCTAGTGCTTTCAGTTTAGGTACTCTGACTGGTAGCCGTACCGTAAGTGATTTTGTCGGTAGTAGCGATCGTATCGACTTCTACAGCTTTGTCTTAGATGGTAACAAAACTCTCAATCTTTCCCTAAACGGTACAACCGATCCTGCTTATGCTCTCCTTTACAAAGATACTAATAACAATGGCGTGTTAGATAGTACAGAAGTTTTGGGAATTGCGAATTCTGCTAACAATAGTTTAGGTTCTTTGACACAAAACTTGGATGCAGGTAATTACTTTGTCGAAGTATTTACCAACACGACTACAGCTAATACCAGCTATAACATGACCTTAGCTGTATAACCAATTTCTCCCAAATCACAATTGTTTGAACAATTTGGGGAAGGAACAGAGATGAAAATCCCTGATTCCTTCCCCAGTAAACATGATTTATGATTATTTGATATTCTCTTGATTTTTGCGTTTTTTTATCTGCTCATTGCAAAAATCTCGTCAGCTGTGAGAGTTAAATTAGGAAACAAACGAGACTCTATTCGCTCGTTTCCTCGAAAAATTTTACCAGACAAATATTCACCATTCTCTAACTGATAAATCGTAATTGCTGGCTGCTTCGGTGAACCAATAAAACGAATTCCACCATAAGCAGCATAATCCACAATTATGTATTCTAAAACTCCTAAATCTTCGTATTCAGCGAGTTTAGTGAGATAGTCATCTTTCCAATTTGTACTAACTACTTCGATGACTCCTGGTGGTGGAATGTAAGCAGCAGCAGAACTAGAATTACCTTTCATCCTCTGCCACTCTTCTTTGGCAAAAATTACGATATCTGCTTTACGACTTTTTTCTTTCTCGCCTGGTTCAGTTTTGAGCCGAACTTGTTTAGACTGTCTAGAAATATATGGAAGATTCGCTTCCAAACAATGAGCTTCCAAGTAAGCACAAAGTCGCTCGATCAAATCCTCATGATTTGCATTTGGTTCAGATAATGGCACAGGAACTCCATTAAGTAACTCAAAGTCTCTGCCTGAACCGTCATCCCAGGCAAGAAACTCCTCAAAGGTCAAAGGCTTTGTAACTGTTACATACATAGCGATCGTCTCATACTTTTAGCAGTATAAATCCGAAAAGGGCTAAGCATTTGCGAATTAAAACTTTGATTTAAACAATAAATTTAGCTTAGCCCCTCAAATAAAAATATAGTTTTGTCAGTCGGATTTTGTTTAAACACCTAAATAGCGGCGCAAAAACATTTCTAAAGTTTCTAATTGGAAATTAAAAGTTGATTCCAAGTTAGCAATTTCATCACTGGTACAAAAGAATTCATTTCCCAGTAATACGCGCAAAGTTCCTAAAGAATCTTTAGCAAAAGGACTAACTAAACCGATCGCACTGCGTACCCCATCAAACATAAACAAAGGTACATTAATCACAAATGGTTCTTGGTCATAAATCTTGCCAAAAATCTGCGGAATTTCACCCCGTTCTAAAATTTCTGGCCCTCCAACCGGAAAGATTTGGTTTTTGGCTCCTGGGACGTTCGCAGATTCCACAGCAATCCGAGCTAAATCATCAGTGCTGACAATTGAAGAGCGATTTTTGGGATCTCCAACTAACAAATAAATCCCGGTTTCCCGAAAATTTTCTGCTAATGATAAAACATTAGAAGCAAATCCCGAAGGACGTAAAATAGTGTAATTTAATCCACTAGATTGCAAGTATTTTTCGACTTCTCGTTTAGCTTTAAAAGTTGGTGCATCTTCGTATCCTCTGTCAGCGCCAAGGACAGAAATAAAGACAAAATGTTCGACTCCGGCTGCTTTTGCTTGGTCAATTAATTCAATGTTTGCTCGATAATCAATTGCGGCGGGATTGCGCGAGCCACCATGAGTGCTGATAATATATTTTACGCCTTTGCAAGCTTTGTAAATATCTTTGTCTTGGCGTAGATCGCCAATAAATATTTCGCTTCCTCGGTATTCTAATTCTCCGTAACTTGAGTTAAGGCGGACAAAAGAACGTACTGGCTTTTGGCGATCGCATAATAATCGCACTATCCGGCGACCTAAATCTCCAGTTGCTCCAGTGACTAGAAACATAATGGTACTTCCTTTTGGCGATCGATTGAGCGATCGTCTATAGCTTTATTCAACTTATCTTTATCTTAAAATAACAGTAAAATTTGTATCTGTTTTGGTCATAGCTATTCAAGGGTAACAATTACTGGAGCGTGGTCGCTAGGTTGGGTTAATTTTCTGGGTTCAATGTCAATGGTGCAATTAGTCGAGCGATCGCACAAACCAGGAGTAAGATAAATATGATCAATTCGCCAACCCCAATTGCGTTTAAAACCACCTGTTCGATAATCCCACCAACTATAATGTCCACCTTCGGAAGTGAATTTCCGAAACACATCAGTTAACCCTAATTCTAATACAGTTTTTAAAGCTTGTCGTTCCAAATCCGTTGCCATTACCTTAGTTTCTCTGCCTTTAGGATTATGAATATCTATATCTTCTAAAGCAATGTTAAAATCACCACATATACAAAGATTATGAGGATTTATTTCTAGTAATTTTTGTAAGTATTCTCGTAATAAAATTAGCCATTTTAGCTTATATTCATATTTCTCACTACCTACTGCTGAACCATTAGGAACATAAAGATTAACAACGCGAATATCACCAATTACGCCAGTAATTACTCGCTTTTGTTCATCAAAGTTTCCTACCATATTTTCTCCTAAAATTGGTGCAAAACCTTTGCTAACTTCCGCCAAAGGTTGACTACTGATTAATGCGACACCATTGTAGGATTTTTGCCCGGAAATATAAGTTTGATAACCTAAAGTTTCAAAAGCAGCTATGGGAAATAATTCATCTACAACTTTGGTTTCTTGCAAACATAAAATTTCTACTGGGTTTTCTTGTAACCAATTGGTTACTTGTTCTAAGCGTGTGCGAATTGAGTTAACATTCCAAGTGGCAATTTTCATTATTTGTCATTGGTCATTGGTCATTTGTAAATTATAAATTACTAGTGACTTGTGAAGATAATTTTTTTGAACCGCGAAGACGCGAAGGACACGAAGGAAGAAGAATAAAGAAGATCTGGCAATCGCTTAGGTAAGCTGGATTTAGTATTACAATTCAAATGAGGATTTCTATATAGCAATCCTAAATCAATTACGAAAACTTCTTCTTCCTCTTATCTTCGTGTCCTTCGCGTCTTCGCGGTTCAAAAAATTTTTAACTTGGCAAATTACCAGTTTTTAAGGTGCATGACTAGTTAAAATTTTATCCTAGTCACACACCCAACATTGCTAATTAAATCGCACAGTTTAAAGCGCCTGCTTTTTGGGTAAAGCGGAGATTTTCTCGATAGTCAACTGGACAATCAATCACTGCTGGAACATTTTGTTCCAAAGCAGTTTTCAAAGTTGGAATAAAATCAGCTGTTGATTCAATCCTGTACCCTTTTAATCCCATGCTTTCGGCAAATTTGACGAAATCAGGATTACCGAATTTAATGAATGCCGATCGACCTAATTGATTTTGCTGTTTCCACTCAATTAAACCGTAACCACCATCATTAAAAATGATCGTTACAAAAGGAGTGCCGACGCGCAAAGCAGTTTCTAATTCTTGACAATTCATCATGAAACCGCCATCGCCTGTGACGGCAACAATTTTCTTGTCTGGATGGACTAATTTTGCGGCGATCGCACCCGGAATTGCAATCCCCATTGCCGCAAAGCCATTAGAAATGATACAAGTATTCGGACGATCGCAATGATAATGTCTTGCCATCCACATTTTATGTGCGCCAACATCCGAAATTACAATATCTTCTTCACCCATTACTTGTCGCAAATCATAAATTAGTTTTTGGGGTTTAATGGGGAAATCATCATCATTGGCATAACGTTCGTAATCAGCACGAATGTCATCTCTTAATTGCAAAGCATAAGTATCTGGTTTACCAGTGCGATCGGCCCGTTGTAAAATTTCCTCCAGGGAATCAGAAATATCACCAATTACTTCAACTTTGGGAATATAGTTGCTATCAATTTCTGCATGAGTCGCATTAATATGGACGATCGGAATTTTAGCGTCAGGGTTCCACTTTTTCGGGGAATACTCAATTAAATCGTAACCAATAGCAATTACCAAATCAGCATGATCGAAACCACAACTAATGTAATCTCTTTGTTGCAAACCTACCGCCCATAATGCTAAAGGATGGGTGTAAGGAATCACACCTTTACCCATAAAAGTATTCGCAACTGGTATATTTAATCGGGTAGCAAATTCCGTTACAGCAGCACTGGCCCGATCGCGGATTGCCCCATTTCCCACCAAAATCAAAGGATTTTTTGCTTGAGAAATTGCTTCTGATGCTAGTTGAATACTGCGGAAAGAAGCAAAAGTTTTTTCCACATCACCCTTGCTTAAAGGTTCACCTGTAACTTCCATTGCGGCAATATTTTCTGGCACATCAATATGTACTGCACCAGGCTTTTCTGTTTGGGCTAATTTAAAAGCTTTGCGAACAACTTCCGGGGCAATACTAGGACGAACAATTTGGGCATTCCATTTAGTTACGGAAGAAAACATTGCCACTAAATCTAAATATTGGTGGGATTCTTTGTGCATTCGATCGGTTCCCACTTGTCCAGTAATTGCTACTAACGGGGCACGGTCTAAATTAGCATCAGCCACACCTGTCATTAAATTAGTTGCACCTGGGCCTAAAGTCGAAAGGCAAACTCCAGCTTGACCTGTCAAACGTCCATAAACATCAGCCATAAAAGCTGCACCTTGTTCATGTCGGACAGTAATAAATTGGATGCTGGAATTTCTCAGGGCTTCTAGAACATGGAGGTTTTCTTCTCCAGGTAAACCAAAGATATATTTAACACCTTCATTTTCTAAACATTTAACTAATAGTTCAGCAGTATTCATTCTAGTTTTTGACTCCTTGGTGAATAGTAAATGATAATTAGATGGACAGTTAGTAGTTAGTAGACAACGCGCCCACTAACTACTAATTACTAATCAAATACAATGTTTTATTTGACCCAAACTGTCTTGATGTTGACAAATTCATGAATGCCTTGGATGCCTAGTTCTCTGCCGTAGCCAGAACGCTTGATGCCGCCAAAGGGTAGACGCGGATCGGATTTAACTAAGCCATTAATGAATACGGCACCTGCTTCAATTTCAGAAATCAGGCGATCGCGTTCTTCTTCTACTGTAGTCCAAGCACTAGCTCCTAGTCCAAAAGGAATGTCATTTGCTTTTTTAATTGCTTCGTCAATATTTTTGACGCGGAATAATAGTGCCACTGGGCCAAAAAATTCCTCTTTGTCTGCTGGCGATCCGGGCGGCAATTCGCTCAAAATGGTAGGAGGAAAGTAATTACCTGGTCGATCGCTAAATGAATGTCCACCTGTTAAAATTTTGCCGCCATGTTGGACGCATTTTTCCACTAAATCATCCAATTCTTTCACAATTGACGGAGTTGCCAAAGGGCCAACGTCTGTATCTGGTAACATTGGATCGCCAACTTTTAAAGCTTGGAATTTTTCCACCATTAGCTTTTCAAACTTGTCGGCAACTGCTTCGGCAACAATAAACCGTTTCGCCGCAATACAAGATTGACCATTGTTAATCATTCTGGCGGTGACTGCGGTAGTTGCTGCTGCTTCAATATCGGCACTTTCCAAAACAATAAAAGGATCGCTTCCTCCCAATTCTAAAACTGTTTTTTTGATGTCTTTAGCTGCGGCAACTGCTAAACTAATTCCTGCCCCTTCACTTCCGGTTAAAGTTGCCGCTTTGACTCTTTCATCTGCGACAATTTTCGCAACTTTATCTGCACCAATTAATAAAGTTTGAAACACAGCGTCAGGAAAACCAGCAGTTTGAATAATTTCTTCAATTGCTAAAGCCGATTGCGGTACATTAGAAGCGTGTTTTAATATTCCGACATTTCCCGCCATTAATGCTGGTGCAGCAAAGCGAAAAACTTGCCAAAAGGGAAAGTTCCAAGGCATTACTGCCAGAATAATTCCTAATGGTTGATAGCGAACAAAGCTTTGGCTGGCATCGGTGGTAACTGGTACATCTGCCAAAAACTGGGCTGCATTTTCGGCATAATAACGACATACCGACGCGCATTTTTCAACTTCTGCGATCGCCGCTTTTAACGGTTTTCCCATTTCTAAGGTAAGAATTTTGCCGAACCGTTCTCGATCGCTCTCTAAAATTTCCCCCGCTTTGTTTAGCCATTGTGCCCTTTGACTCATCGACGTTTGACGGTAACTCTCAAATGCCTGTTGCGCCCGCACTAGCTTAGATTCAATCTCAGCATCAGTTAGCGCCTCAAAGGACTTGACTAATTCTCCTGTTGCTGGGTTAATAGTGGCGATACCCATGTTAATCTCCAGTTTTGCAATCATTTCTTGGGGTAGCACTTTAGTTTTTCACATTGTTAATTTGCTACTCCAGTCTTCCTTCAATCTTAGATTTATTTTTTGATTAAAATCATCAATTAAAAGTTAAATAATTGCAGATTTGCATGATCTTTTATATATTGTTTCACAATACTTACTAGCGAAATTTCCTAAATTTTTACGAATGTAAATATATCGTTTTTAAAATTATTAAATCTTTATAAAAATCAGGATATTTTTAAGAAAGGGAAAGGCAGAAGGCAGAAGGTAAAAATTCCCCTTTCCCCCCTGCACCCCTGCACCCCTGCACCCCTGCACCCCTGCTCCGACTCACGGATAAATCAAAATTTTATAAGTCTCAGAAGTTGGGGAAACGGCTTTGGCTACGGCTTGGGGTAACTCTTGGAGGGGATAGCGATCGCTCACCAACGCATCCACATCAATTCGGCGGTTAAATACAATATCACTAGCCAGAGATTGCAAGCGAAAAGACGAACTGTAGCTACCCATCAAATCAATTTCCCGACGATACAAAATATTTGGGTTAATCGGAATTTCCACTTCATCGGGAAACTCAGCAAAAAACAGAATCTTTCCACCTTTGCGAGTGCAGTCTAACGCTTGGAAAAACGCCTTATCGCTGGGAACTGCTAATAAAGTAGTATTCACTCCCAAACCATTAGTTAAAGCTTGAATTTTCTTAGCTAAATCTGGATCGCGGGCATCAAAAGCCGCTTCTGCGCCGACAGCTAAAGCTTTTTCAATGCGGGAGGGTAATAAGTCAGTAGCGATCGCTCTCCCCCCAAAATATTTTACCAACATAATAAACATTAACCCGATCGGCCCCGCACCAGTAATCAGAACCGTCTCACCCGGTTTAACCTCCGCCTTTTTCACCGCCTTTAAACAGCAGTTAGTCGGTTCCACAAAACTCGCTTGCTCAAAAGTTACATCATCAGGAATCGGAATTAAACCACCACTCCGAACAATATGTCCCGGAACCTTCACATATTCCGCAAAACCACCCCCACTAGGCGCAAAACCCGCCGTAGTCGTAATGTTTTTGTAAACCTCACACATCGAAAAATTTTCATTTAAGCAATACTCGCAGCGCATACAAGGAATATGGTGCATCACCACCACCCGTTGTCCCACTTGCCAGTCTGTTACCGCCTCTCCCACCGCAGAAATTACCCCCGCAGTCTCATGCCCAAAAATGCGTGGTGGTTGATAAAGCGGATAAAGAATCTTTTTAATATCCGACTGACACAAACCCACCACCCGCACCTGTACCAATACCTCATCCGCCGCCAATGTTGGTACTGGTACTTCTTCGTAACTCAGTTGATTTACCCCTCTAAAGACTTGTGCTTTCATTCTGAATTATTTATCCCTAATCATCTGTAGTTATTTGTATTTGTGCTTTGTCGTCGATTATTTGTCAATCACAAAACTTACGCAAGTTATGAGAATAAATACCACTTGTAGGGGCAATCCCCCTATGGTTGCCCCTAGATCTAGAGTCTCTCTATGTGCTGCACGGAACCCCTCACTGTAGATGCAGGGGAAATGATTAAGGGCAATTTTACAGAAAAGTGGTCATACCAATTTTCTGTATGCACTCCATAAAGCTCAAAGTCTAAAATTTCTTTCCTGCTGCTTTTTTGTCTAAAAAATACTTCTAATAATGGAAAAATATTGGCGTTATAAATTCCTAAAGTCGCATAATTCCTCAGTGTTGATGACTTTTTCCCTCTCTGTGTAGGCACTGAAAATTTTCTTTGGAACAATCTTAAAAAGTTTCCTGATGGCTCCCTTAAGTCCCTGAAAGGGTTATTAGAAACAGGAGACTTAAACTTTTATGGGACATCTCAACGGTACTACTTCTAATTCTTTACTTTTGGCATTTTTAATTATTGCTGGCCAAACTTTTATTTTCCAATCAACAGCTAGTGCTCAAGAAGATTTCCAAAAAACAGTTAGTCAAAGTCATATCATTCAACCTTTAGCAATAGCTAACGATCATCGAGGTAGTGGACGGTAAATTTACTGAAACTAGTTGATATTTTACCTAAAGATTTTGCGCTCACGTCAGCTTTTATTAGCTATATTTTCTGAAAATAGTGGTTTTATTTGTGTGAGGTTGATTGTTGTTGAATATTTGTTGTCTGACGGGCTGGGTGAGAAATTAGCAATGTTAGGTCATAAAGTACCATCCGACCTTTAGGTAAAGATAGATTAGGTAAACTTATACTTTTTTCCATAACTCATGTCAAAATCAAGTTGACGTGGGTTTTTAACTTTTTTTTTCATTTTTAGCCCGTATAAGTGGTTTTTATGGCTACAGATCGGCTAAATTTTGGAAAGCAGGGTGGCTCTTAAACTTGACTTAAAACTGCTAATAGCAGAAATTATGGGTGCAAAAGGGTAATCATTCCATTGGTGATGGATTATAGCGTCAGCTAATTGCTCGATCGCATGAGGCGCAAAACAGCTAGTCTATCCCCAGCAGTGGCTTGATGCTCGAAAAATCGGGGTTTTAAATTTATGCGATACAGTCTCTCCTAACTTATGAGTAACGATTTAGATCTGATCAAACGCCTCAGTCCCAGTGCAATGGATCAGATCATGCTTTATCTGGCGTTTAGCGCCATGAGAACAAGCGGACATCGGCACGGAGCGTTTCTGGATGCAGCAGCCACAGCTGCCAAATGCGCCATTTACATGACTTATTTGGAGCAGGGTCAGAATCTCCGCATGACTGGTCATTTGCACCATATTGAGCCGAAGCGGGTGAAGGCGATCGTTGAAGAAGTCAGACAAGCTCTCACTGAGGGCAAACTGCTAAAGATGTTAGGTTCTCAGGAACCGCGTTATCTGATTCAGTTTCCTTATGTTTGGCTGGAACAGTATCCTTGGATGCCTGGTCGATCGCGCATTTCTGGTACTAGCCTCACCTCGGAAGAAAAACGGCAAATCGAGGAAAAATTACCTCCTCTACTACCTGATGCCCAACTGATTAACTCTTTTCAATTTATGGAGTTAATCGAATTTCTCCACAACCGCTCTCAGGAAGATTTACCTTCAGAAAGGCAACTCCCTTTGAGCGAAGCTTTGGCAGAACACATTAAACGTCGTCTAATTTATGCTGGCACAGTCACCAGAATAGATTGTCCTTGGGGTTTACCTTTTTATGCCCTCACTCGTGCTACTTACTCGCCTTCTGACGATGAGGAACGCACTTACATTGTGGTGGAGGACACGGCACGGTATTTCCGGTTAATGAAGGGGTGGCAAGAACGACAGGCAAATGTCATGCGTGTTTTGGAAGAGTTGGATATTCCACCCGATCGCATGGACAGAGCGATGGAAGAATTAGATGAAGTAATCCGCCAATGGGCCGATCGACATCATCAAGAAGGCGGTCAACAAATGGTTTTACAAATGGTGTTTGGCCTTAAAGACGATTAATTAGGGATTGGGTACTAACAATATTGGGTGCAATCTACAACACCATCCCTAAATCAATCCAGCAGAAAAGCAAAATCAGGAGCAAAACAATAAATAAAATGCCAAATTATTCAGTATCTTGTAATAACCAAAAACCACTATAAGTCATTCCCGAATCGTCAGGCTGCACTAATAAAAAATGTAATCCTTTAGATTCTTGTTTACGTTGTGAAAATATTTCTGCTGCTACTGTAACTTCTCGATCGGAAAAGGTCGCCACAACCCATCTATCGACTAACCCAGCTTCTAAAATTAACCCATCTGGCGCACCCGGAATATAATTAAGTGCCACAGGTCGAGTTTCCTGTATCCAACGCGCCAGCCTTAAAGATTGTCTACCCCCATCAATTACCACTCCCGGAACTGGCAAATTAGAAGCAATTCCTAAGTCGATCGGTAAGAGAAATTCCGGCATTTCTAAAATTGGCACTGGTTGTCCAGCAAAATTATCTGCAATATCACTTGCCATCAAAGTGGCAAAGCGCCATTGTTCTCCCCAAAGTTTCTCAGGTAAAGGAACTGGTGGCGGTTTTTCTAAAGCCAGAGGATCGAAAAATTCGCCATTTTGAGAATATTTTCGGGATTTTAATATTGCTTTTAACGATTCAGTGCGGCGCGTTGCTTCAACCGCAATACCTAATTTTTGAGCAGCAGTTTCAATTAAACTTAAAGATTGCGGACGAAAAACTTGAATTTTTTCCGGCTTACTTCTACTAGAAACTTTGGCTAAAGCTTGTTGAAATTGCTCAACTAACCAATTAGCATTCACGTGAGATTGAGGACAAAATGCTTCATGTATAAAGTCACTGGTGGGATCGCAAATTAATAATTCCCACAAACTTTGTTGTGCTTCGTCTTTGATGGGACGGCGATAGAAATCAGCTTGCCAATACATCAGATTTTAACCATTAATGTTGCTAGTTATGGGCAGATAAACTGGGAGTAGGGTATACAAAGGCCAAAAACTAAAGATTCTAATTTTAGATTAGGCGCGGGGAAAAAGTGAATCGGCAATTTTAGCTGTTTGGGATTGGTTCTTCTAGTTTACGATCGTCTCGATCGCACTGCGCCAAATTTATAATTGCTGTAAATTGAATGATTTTGCAGAAAATAGCGCATTTTTTGGATTTAGCGGCACTATTTGCTACAGATAGAAGTGTACTTAAGGGAAGTAATCGATTAGCATCAGTTTATAGGTGATGCTTGTCAACCTATTTCCAATTTGTGAACGCCTTAGTAAACTTTTGTAATTTAGTTTAGTTCAATCCTATGAATCCTGCTCTGACTCAATTTGGTCAACAAATGTCCCAGCTTACAGGCGTGCGGGCAATCATGAAAGATATTAAACAAACCCTACAAGCTAATATAGGACAGCAATTTATTAATCTCAGCCCCGGAAATCCGGTGATTTTACCGGAAGTTGAACAATTATGGCGCAAATATACAGAAGAGTTGTTAAATAGCTCTGATTATGGTACTGTAGTTTGCCGCTACGGTGATTCTCAAGGTTATGAACCGTTAATTGATGCGGTTGTGAATGATTTTAATCGTCGCTATGGCTTGAGTTTAACTCATCAAAATATTTTGATTACTCCGGGAAGTCAAAGTCTTTACTTTTATGCTGCTAATGCTTTTGGTGGTTATGCTAAAAATGGTCAATTAAAGCAAATTGTTTTGCCTTTAAGTCCAGATTATACAGGTTATGGTGGTGTAACTTTAATCCCGGAAGCTTTAATATCTTATAAACCTCAATTAGATATTGACGCTTCTGCTCATCGCTTTAAGTATCGCCCAGATTTTAGCCAGTTAGAAATTAATGAAAGTACTGGTTGCGTATTATTTTCGCGTCCTTGTAATCCGACAGGCAATGTGCTGACGGAAGATGAGGTATTAAAAATTGCGGCTTTGGCAGCACCTTATGAGGTTCCGGTATTAATTGATTCTGCTTATGGCCCTCCTTTTCCGGCTTTGAATTTTACGGAAATGTCTCCGGTATTTCGGGATAATATTGTCCATTGTATGAGTTTATCGAAAGCAGGTTTACCGGGAGAACGAATTGGTGTAGCGATCGGAGATGAAAAAATTATTCAAGTTTTGGAATCGTTCCAAACTAATATGTGTATTCATTCATCTCGTTATGGACAAGCATTGGCGACAAAAGCGATCGCATCTGGCGCTTTAGCAGAAATTTCCACTCAAGTAATTCGCCCTTACTATCAACAAAAGTTTGTCATAGTCGAATC
This genomic interval from Phormidium ambiguum IAM M-71 contains the following:
- a CDS encoding pre-peptidase C-terminal domain-containing protein; amino-acid sequence: MSVNLFNANTYASLYPDLGAAGLTTAQQLEAHYRNVGINEGRFGSSFVNLRYYGRSYPDLGRAGLTSNTQLFNHLENFGANEGRRSSVAFSPYFYRSVHTDLTNARLTNEQLYQHFNVIGLSEGRASSEFFSAPYYLATNTDLADAFGNNYQAALLHFVNNGIREGRVGAPPVSPSTDPSNVSSSAYDLGTLIAKGTFVDFIGTSDRDDYYGFRVDNPINLNLTLSGLNDAVTLKLFADTNDNGRVDSGEEITSVNGNAATPAVINKTLGAGYYHVDVLTESPATNTFYNLAMSPSVIPTNTPDPGDSQASAFSLGTLTGSRTVSDFVGSSDRIDFYSFVLDGNKTLNLSLNGTTDPAYALLYKDTNNNGVLDSTEVLGIANSANNSLGSLTQNLDAGNYFVEVFTNTTTANTSYNMTLAV
- a CDS encoding zinc-dependent dehydrogenase, whose product is MKAQVFRGVNQLSYEEVPVPTLAADEVLVQVRVVGLCQSDIKKILYPLYQPPRIFGHETAGVISAVGEAVTDWQVGQRVVVMHHIPCMRCEYCLNENFSMCEVYKNITTTAGFAPSGGGFAEYVKVPGHIVRSGGLIPIPDDVTFEQASFVEPTNCCLKAVKKAEVKPGETVLITGAGPIGLMFIMLVKYFGGRAIATDLLPSRIEKALAVGAEAAFDARDPDLAKKIQALTNGLGVNTTLLAVPSDKAFFQALDCTRKGGKILFFAEFPDEVEIPINPNILYRREIDLMGSYSSSFRLQSLASDIVFNRRIDVDALVSDRYPLQELPQAVAKAVSPTSETYKILIYP
- the hetR gene encoding heterocyst differentiation master regulator HetR: MSNDLDLIKRLSPSAMDQIMLYLAFSAMRTSGHRHGAFLDAAATAAKCAIYMTYLEQGQNLRMTGHLHHIEPKRVKAIVEEVRQALTEGKLLKMLGSQEPRYLIQFPYVWLEQYPWMPGRSRISGTSLTSEEKRQIEEKLPPLLPDAQLINSFQFMELIEFLHNRSQEDLPSERQLPLSEALAEHIKRRLIYAGTVTRIDCPWGLPFYALTRATYSPSDDEERTYIVVEDTARYFRLMKGWQERQANVMRVLEELDIPPDRMDRAMEELDEVIRQWADRHHQEGGQQMVLQMVFGLKDD
- a CDS encoding Uma2 family endonuclease, which gives rise to MYVTVTKPLTFEEFLAWDDGSGRDFELLNGVPVPLSEPNANHEDLIERLCAYLEAHCLEANLPYISRQSKQVRLKTEPGEKEKSRKADIVIFAKEEWQRMKGNSSSAAAYIPPPGVIEVVSTNWKDDYLTKLAEYEDLGVLEYIIVDYAAYGGIRFIGSPKQPAITIYQLENGEYLSGKIFRGNERIESRLFPNLTLTADEIFAMSR
- a CDS encoding NAD-dependent succinate-semialdehyde dehydrogenase — its product is MGIATINPATGELVKSFEALTDAEIESKLVRAQQAFESYRQTSMSQRAQWLNKAGEILESDRERFGKILTLEMGKPLKAAIAEVEKCASVCRYYAENAAQFLADVPVTTDASQSFVRYQPLGIILAVMPWNFPFWQVFRFAAPALMAGNVGILKHASNVPQSALAIEEIIQTAGFPDAVFQTLLIGADKVAKIVADERVKAATLTGSEGAGISLAVAAAKDIKKTVLELGGSDPFIVLESADIEAAATTAVTARMINNGQSCIAAKRFIVAEAVADKFEKLMVEKFQALKVGDPMLPDTDVGPLATPSIVKELDDLVEKCVQHGGKILTGGHSFSDRPGNYFPPTILSELPPGSPADKEEFFGPVALLFRVKNIDEAIKKANDIPFGLGASAWTTVEEERDRLISEIEAGAVFINGLVKSDPRLPFGGIKRSGYGRELGIQGIHEFVNIKTVWVK
- the xth gene encoding exodeoxyribonuclease III, with amino-acid sequence MKIATWNVNSIRTRLEQVTNWLQENPVEILCLQETKVVDELFPIAAFETLGYQTYISGQKSYNGVALISSQPLAEVSKGFAPILGENMVGNFDEQKRVITGVIGDIRVVNLYVPNGSAVGSEKYEYKLKWLILLREYLQKLLEINPHNLCICGDFNIALEDIDIHNPKGRETKVMATDLERQALKTVLELGLTDVFRKFTSEGGHYSWWDYRTGGFKRNWGWRIDHIYLTPGLCDRSTNCTIDIEPRKLTQPSDHAPVIVTLE
- a CDS encoding SDR family oxidoreductase; the encoded protein is MFLVTGATGDLGRRIVRLLCDRQKPVRSFVRLNSSYGELEYRGSEIFIGDLRQDKDIYKACKGVKYIISTHGGSRNPAAIDYRANIELIDQAKAAGVEHFVFISVLGADRGYEDAPTFKAKREVEKYLQSSGLNYTILRPSGFASNVLSLAENFRETGIYLLVGDPKNRSSIVSTDDLARIAVESANVPGAKNQIFPVGGPEILERGEIPQIFGKIYDQEPFVINVPLFMFDGVRSAIGLVSPFAKDSLGTLRVLLGNEFFCTSDEIANLESTFNFQLETLEMFLRRYLGV